In Drosophila pseudoobscura strain MV-25-SWS-2005 chromosome 4, UCI_Dpse_MV25, whole genome shotgun sequence, the following proteins share a genomic window:
- the Tep2 gene encoding CD109 antigen isoform X4: MLRICLSVFLLQFALLINATGLYSVVGPGTIRSNFRYNVAVSVHKADGPSQMRISLNGPSYNETKEIEVEPMSTQNVEFDVPKLASGDYNLTAVGVTGIVFQNSTKLNHADDKLPTFIQTDKATYKPADLVQFRVLFVDEYTRPAKIDKPITIAITDGAQNRIKQLSDIKLTKGVYSGELQLSEQPVLGTWKIAVSVDGDGTETKTFEVDKYVLPKFEVIVESPKDVAVQDKVVKATIRAKYTYGKPVKGKATVSIEPNFAHYLNHEFGKQEKTINVDGKGHVEFSIEGNQYRGGYSPPLKILAIVTEELTGNKQNATTIVNLHSQRYKIEGVDNPPSYQPGKAFVFQIVVKNVDGSPVRDSTKKVKLSFMNGNRFSGGTRQEFNFEGPLNEHGMASFNVTLPEMEMSYVSINAEFGDSSSYVGSISKFHPALETDEPLKIEVKTKTPKLGETVSFDVKSNADIPYFVYTIVARGNIVDTDYVDVPKGRKTHTVKFVPSFAMVPLATIFVHYIFDNELRFEEKRINFEMDFTNSIEISAPADAKPSEEIKLRVKTDADSFVGLLGVDQSVLLLKSGNDLNRDEIFNSLSKYQTTTPYRRGFGRYPGETSGLVTLTNANYPYNTAVQYADAGLYMTDNFEYEEAEVDDDIDTVDSHSPSETKTDIVRTNFAEIWIWHSQSTGHGRTDADGFTFAKKVPDTITSWVVTGFSLNPSSGIALTKNPSKIRVFQPFFVSTNLPYSVKRGEVIAIPVIIFNYLDKTLDAEVTMDNTDKEFEFTEATNEVEEKASDEVRRVKRVTIPANSGKSVSFMIRPKTVGSTTLKITATSPLAGDTIHQKLKVEPEGVTQFVNRAVFINLKEQPEMSETLEVQIPTEAVRDSEFIEFSVMGDLLGPTLQNLDNLVRMPYGCGEQNMVNFVPNILVLKYLEVTNRKMPSIEAKARKFLEIGYQRELTYKHDDGSYSAFGKSDPSGSTWLTAYVMRSFHQAGKYTDVDPKVVTAGLDFLLSKQKENGEFPEVGKLFDNANQNELALTSFVLLAFFENHELIPKYQSAIDKGVQYVAEEVDKTEDQYALAIAAVALQLAKHPQAEKVLAKLESEAKQENDRKWWSKATEASGEQSSRLTIWRPRSNDVEITSYVLLALLEKNPAETALPIIKWLIGQRNSNGGFASTQDTVIGLQALTKFAYKTGSGSGTMDVEFVPSNGTKSTIKVEPENALVLQTHVLPKTTRKVDFTAKGTGSAMVQLSYRYNLAEKDKKPSFKVTPTVKDTTSSQLLVVDICAEYIPLEDGDKEKDSNMAVMEIVLPSGFVGDADSLSKIQAVDRVKRVETKNSDSTVIVYFDSLTPGDVKCLPVEATKAHAVAKQKPAAVSLYDYYDTERRATEYYQVKSSLCDICEGSDCGTGCKKE, from the exons ATGTTGAGGATATGTCTCAGTGTTTTTCTGTTGCAATTCGCATTGTTAATCAATGCCACCGG CCTCTATTCGGTTGTGGGGCCTGGCACCATCCGCTCCAACTTCAGGTACAATGTGGCCGTGTCCGTGCACAAGGCGGACGGCCCCAGCCAGATGAGAATCAGCCTCAATGGGCCCTCCTACAACGAGACAAAGGAGATCGAGGTAGAGCCCATGTCCACCCAGAATGTGGAGTTCGATGTGCCGAAGCTGGCAAGCGGGGACTACAATCTGACAGCTGTCGGAGTGACGGGCATCGTCTTCCAGAACTCCACCAAGCTGAACCATGCCGACGATAAGCTCCCGACCTTCATTCAGACCGATAAGGCCACCTACAAGCCCGCCGATCTTGTGCAGTTCCGAGTACTATTCGTCGACGAGTACACTAGACCGGCCAAGATCGACAAGCCCATCACGATAGCCATCACTGATGGGGCCCAGAACCGCATTAAACAGCTGTCGGACATCAAGCTGACGAAGGGCGTGTACTCCGGGGAGCTGCAGCTATCCGAGCAGCCAGTGCTGGGCACCTGGAAGATCGCCGTGAGTGTGGACGGCGATGGCACGGAGACCAAGACATTCGAAGTGGACAAGTATGTGCTGCCCAAGTTCGAGGTGATCGTGGAGTCGCCCAAGGACGTGGCCGTGCAGGATAAGGTGGTGAAGGCCACGATCAGGGCTAAGTACACCTACGGCAAGCCGGTCAAGGGCAAGGCAACCGTCTCGATCGAACCAAATTTTGCACACTATCTGAACCATGAATTTGGAAAACAGGAAAAGACGATCAATGTCGATGGCAAGGGACACGTGGAGTTCAGCATCGAAGGCAACCAATACCGTGGCGGCTACTCTCCTCCTCTGAAAATCCTGGCCATCGTCACCGAGGAGCTGACGGGCAACAAGCAGAATGCTACAACGATTGTCAATCTGCACAGCCAACGCTACAAGATCGAGGGTGTCGACAATCCTCCCTCATATCAGCCGGGCAAGGCCTTTGTCTTTCAGATTGTGGTCAAGAATGTGGATGGTTCGCCGGTCAGGGATTCCACGAAGAAGGTCAAACTGAGCTTCATGAACGGGAATCGATTTTCCGGAGGAACTCGGCAGGAGTTCAACTTTGAGGGACCTCTAAACGAACACGGCATGGCCTCCTTCAACGTCACTCTGcccgaaatggaaatgagtTATGTGAGCATAAATGCCGAGTTCGGAGACTCCTCATCCTACGTGGGGAGCATCTCAAAGTTCCATCCTGCCTTAGAAACCGACGAACCACTCAAGATTGAAGTGAAGACCAAGAC GCCAAAACTAGGCGAGACTGTTTCCTTTGATGTCAAGTCGAATGCCGATATACCCTACTTTGTGTACACGATTGTCGCCAGGGGAAACATCGTGGACACCGACTATGTGGATGTACCAAAGGGCCGCAAGACTCACACGGTCAAGTTTGTGCCCAGCTTTGCGATGGTACCCCTGGCCACGATCTTCGTGCACTACATCTTTGACAACGAGCTGCGCTTTGAAGAGAAACGAATCAACTTCGAGATGGATTTCACCAACTCG ATTGAAATATCTGCGCCGGCGGATGCAAAGCCCAGCGAAGAGATTAAGCTGCGTGTGAAGACGGATGCCGATTCTTTTGTGGGCCTTCTCGGAGTGGACCAGAGTGTTCTGCTGCTGAAGTCCGGCAACGATCTGAACCGTGATGAGATCTTCAACAGCCTCAGCAAATACCAAACGACGACCCCCTATCGTCGCGGCTTTGGCCGATATCCTGGAGAGACCTCAGGATTGGTGACCCTGACCAATGCCAACTATCCCTACAATACGG CTGTTCAGTATGCTGATGCTGGTTTGTATATGACGGACAACTTTGAGTACGAAGAAGCAGAAGTAGACGACGATATTGATACCGTTGATTCGCACTCGCCGTCTGAAACGAAGACAGACATCGTACGCACAAACTTTGCCGAGATCTGGATATGGCATTCGCAATCCACCGGCCACGGGAG AACGGATGCCGATGGCTTCACTTTTGCGAAGAAAGTCCCGGATACCATTACCTCATGGGTTGTCACGGGCTTCTCGCTGAACCCCAGCTCGGGCATCGCCCTGACCAAGAACCCCAGCAAAATCCGAGTATTCCAGCCATTCTTTGTGTCCACCAACTTGCCGTATTCCGTGAAAAGGG GCGAAGTGATAGCTATACCCGTGATCATATTCAACTACTTGGACAAGACCCTCGATGCCGAGGTCACCATGGACAACACGGATAAAGAGTTCGAGTTCACAGAGGCCACCAACGAGGTGGAGGAGAAGGCCAGCGACGAGGTGCGCCGAGTAAAACGCGTAACGATACCCGCGAACAGCGGCAAGAGCGTCTCGTTTATGATTCGCCCCAAGACTGTGGGCTCCACCACCCTGAAGATTACCGCCACTTCGCCCCTAGCCGGCGACACCATTCACCAGAAGTTGAAGGTGGAGCCCGAGGGTGTCACTCAGTTCGTGAATCGAGCGGTTTTCATCAACCTGAAGGAACAGCCCGAGATGTCGGAGACCCTCGAAGTGCAGATACCCACGGAGGCGGTGCGCGACTCGGAGTTTATCGAGTTCTCGGTGATGGGCGACCTGCTGGGTCCCACACTCCAGAATCTCGACAATCTGGTGCGAATGCCGTACGGCTGCGGGGAGCAGAACATGGTGAACTTTGTGCCCAACATCCTGGTGCTGAAGTACTTGGAGGTGACCAACCGCAAGATGCCCAGCATTGAGGCCAAGGCAAGGAAGTTCCTGGAGATCGGCTACCAGCGGGAGCTGACCTACAAGCACGACGATGGCTCCTACAGTGCTTTCGGCAAGTCCGATCCGTCGGGCAGCACTTGGCTCACCGCCTACGTAATGCGATCCTTCCACCAGGCGGGCAAGTACACCGATGTGGATCCCAAGGTGGTGACCGCTGGCCTCGACTTCCTGCTGTCCAAGCAGAAGGAGAACGGAGAGTTCCCTGAGGTGGGAAAGCTCTTCGATAACGCCAATCAGAATGAGTTGGCTCTCACTTCTTTCGTCCTGCTGGCCTTCTTCGAGAACCAT GAGCTCATTCCCAAGTACCAGAGTGCCATTGACAAGGGTGTGCAGTATGTGGCCGAGGAGGTGGACAAGACCGAGGATCAATATGCTCTGGCCATTGCCGCTGTGGCCCTGCAGCTGGCCAAGCATCCGCAGGCCGAGAAGGTGCTGGCCAAGCTGGAGAGCGAGGCCAAGCAGGAGAACGACCGCAAGTGGTGGTCCAAGGCAACGGAAGCCAGCGGCGAGCAGTCCAGTCGCCTCACCATCTGGCGTCCCCGCAGCAACGATGTGGAGATCACCTCCTACGTGCTGCTGGCGCTCCTCGAGAAGAATCCCGCGGAGACGGCGTTGCCCATCATCAAGTGGCTGATTGGGCAGCGCAACAGCAACGGAGGTTTTGCCTCGACCCAGGACACAGTCATCGGCCTGCAGGCACTGACCAAATTCGCCTACAAGACTGGCTCGGGCAGTGGCACAATGGACGTTGAGTTTGTTCCCTCGAACGGCACCAAGTCCACCATCAAGGTGGAACCCGAAAACGCCCTGGTGCTGCAGACCCACGTACTGCCAAAGACCACGCGTAAGGTCGATTTCACGGCCAAGGGCACGGGGTCGGCGATGGTTCAGCTCTCGTATCGCTACAACCTGGCCGAGAAGGACAAGAAGCCCAGCTTCAAGGTGACGCCCACGGTGAAGGACACCACCTCCAGCCAGCTGCTGGTGGTCGACATTTGCGCCGAGTACATTCCACTCGAGGATGGCGACAAGGAAAAGGACTCCAATATGGCTGTCATGGAGATCGTTCTGCCCTCCGGCTTTGTGGGGGATGCCGATAGTCTGAGCAAAATCCAGGCCGTCGACCGGGTGAAGCGGGTGGAAACCAAGAACTCCGACTCCACGGTCATTGTGTACTTTGACAGCCTGACACCCGGCGATGTGAAGTGCCTGCCCGTGGAGGCAACCAAGGCGCATGCTGTGGCCAAACAGAAGCCCGCCGCCGTTTCCCTCTACGACTATTACGACACGGAACGCCGTGCCACCGAGTACTACCAGGTGAAGTCCTCCCTCTGCGATATCTGCGAGGGCAGCGACTGTGGCACCGGTTGCAAGAAAGAGTGA
- the Tep2 gene encoding CD109 antigen isoform X2 has product MLRICLSVFLLQFALLINATGLYSVVGPGTIRSNFRYNVAVSVHKADGPSQMRISLNGPSYNETKEIEVEPMSTQNVEFDVPKLASGDYNLTAVGVTGIVFQNSTKLNHADDKLPTFIQTDKATYKPADLVQFRVLFVDEYTRPAKIDKPITIAITDGAQNRIKQLSDIKLTKGVYSGELQLSEQPVLGTWKIAVSVDGDGTETKTFEVDKYVLPKFEVIVESPKDVAVQDKVVKATIRAKYTYGKPVKGKATVSIEPNFAHYLNHEFGKQEKTINVDGKGHVEFSIEGNQYRGGYSPPLKILAIVTEELTGNKQNATTIVNLHSQRYKIEGVDNPPSYQPGKAFVFQIVVKNVDGSPVRDSTKKVKLSFMNGNRFSGGTRQEFNFEGPLNEHGMASFNVTLPEMEMSYVSINAEFGDSSSYVGSISKFHPALETDEPLKIEVKTKTPKLGETVSFDVKSNADIPYFVYTIVARGNIVDTDYVDVPKGRKTHTVKFVPSFAMVPLATIFVHYIFDNELRFEEKRINFEMDFTNSIEISAPADAKPSEEIKLRVKTDADSFVGLLGVDQSVLLLKSGNDLNRDEIFNSLSKYQTTTPYRRGFGRYPGETSGLVTLTNANYPYNTDFPDYVNEEPQVEANFQAIPISVGSPPLGFGNAIYNREPVINGDPEMPIRQNFAEVWIYDESRRTDADGFTFAKKVPDTITSWVVTGFSLNPSSGIALTKNPSKIRVFQPFFVSTNLPYSVKRGEVIAIPVIIFNYLDKTLDAEVTMDNTDKEFEFTEATNEVEEKASDEVRRVKRVTIPANSGKSVSFMIRPKTVGSTTLKITATSPLAGDTIHQKLKVEPEGVTQFVNRAVFINLKEQPEMSETLEVQIPTEAVRDSEFIEFSVMGDLLGPTLQNLDNLVRMPYGCGEQNMVNFVPNILVLKYLEVTNRKMPSIEAKARKFLEIGYQRELTYKHDDGSYSAFGKSDPSGSTWLTAYVMRSFHQAGKYTDVDPKVVTAGLDFLLSKQKENGEFPEVGKLFDNANQNELALTSFVLLAFFENHELIPKYQSAIDKGVQYVAEEVDKTEDQYALAIAAVALQLAKHPQAEKVLAKLESEAKQENDRKWWSKATEASGEQSSRLTIWRPRSNDVEITSYVLLALLEKNPAETALPIIKWLIGQRNSNGGFASTQDTVIGLQALTKFAYKTGSGSGTMDVEFVPSNGTKSTIKVEPENALVLQTHVLPKTTRKVDFTAKGTGSAMVQLSYRYNLAEKDKKPSFKVTPTVKDTTSSQLLVVDICAEYIPLEDGDKEKDSNMAVMEIVLPSGFVGDADSLSKIQAVDRVKRVETKNSDSTVIVYFDSLTPGDVKCLPVEATKAHAVAKQKPAAVSLYDYYDTERRATEYYQVKSSLCDICEGSDCGTGCKKE; this is encoded by the exons ATGTTGAGGATATGTCTCAGTGTTTTTCTGTTGCAATTCGCATTGTTAATCAATGCCACCGG CCTCTATTCGGTTGTGGGGCCTGGCACCATCCGCTCCAACTTCAGGTACAATGTGGCCGTGTCCGTGCACAAGGCGGACGGCCCCAGCCAGATGAGAATCAGCCTCAATGGGCCCTCCTACAACGAGACAAAGGAGATCGAGGTAGAGCCCATGTCCACCCAGAATGTGGAGTTCGATGTGCCGAAGCTGGCAAGCGGGGACTACAATCTGACAGCTGTCGGAGTGACGGGCATCGTCTTCCAGAACTCCACCAAGCTGAACCATGCCGACGATAAGCTCCCGACCTTCATTCAGACCGATAAGGCCACCTACAAGCCCGCCGATCTTGTGCAGTTCCGAGTACTATTCGTCGACGAGTACACTAGACCGGCCAAGATCGACAAGCCCATCACGATAGCCATCACTGATGGGGCCCAGAACCGCATTAAACAGCTGTCGGACATCAAGCTGACGAAGGGCGTGTACTCCGGGGAGCTGCAGCTATCCGAGCAGCCAGTGCTGGGCACCTGGAAGATCGCCGTGAGTGTGGACGGCGATGGCACGGAGACCAAGACATTCGAAGTGGACAAGTATGTGCTGCCCAAGTTCGAGGTGATCGTGGAGTCGCCCAAGGACGTGGCCGTGCAGGATAAGGTGGTGAAGGCCACGATCAGGGCTAAGTACACCTACGGCAAGCCGGTCAAGGGCAAGGCAACCGTCTCGATCGAACCAAATTTTGCACACTATCTGAACCATGAATTTGGAAAACAGGAAAAGACGATCAATGTCGATGGCAAGGGACACGTGGAGTTCAGCATCGAAGGCAACCAATACCGTGGCGGCTACTCTCCTCCTCTGAAAATCCTGGCCATCGTCACCGAGGAGCTGACGGGCAACAAGCAGAATGCTACAACGATTGTCAATCTGCACAGCCAACGCTACAAGATCGAGGGTGTCGACAATCCTCCCTCATATCAGCCGGGCAAGGCCTTTGTCTTTCAGATTGTGGTCAAGAATGTGGATGGTTCGCCGGTCAGGGATTCCACGAAGAAGGTCAAACTGAGCTTCATGAACGGGAATCGATTTTCCGGAGGAACTCGGCAGGAGTTCAACTTTGAGGGACCTCTAAACGAACACGGCATGGCCTCCTTCAACGTCACTCTGcccgaaatggaaatgagtTATGTGAGCATAAATGCCGAGTTCGGAGACTCCTCATCCTACGTGGGGAGCATCTCAAAGTTCCATCCTGCCTTAGAAACCGACGAACCACTCAAGATTGAAGTGAAGACCAAGAC GCCAAAACTAGGCGAGACTGTTTCCTTTGATGTCAAGTCGAATGCCGATATACCCTACTTTGTGTACACGATTGTCGCCAGGGGAAACATCGTGGACACCGACTATGTGGATGTACCAAAGGGCCGCAAGACTCACACGGTCAAGTTTGTGCCCAGCTTTGCGATGGTACCCCTGGCCACGATCTTCGTGCACTACATCTTTGACAACGAGCTGCGCTTTGAAGAGAAACGAATCAACTTCGAGATGGATTTCACCAACTCG ATTGAAATATCTGCGCCGGCGGATGCAAAGCCCAGCGAAGAGATTAAGCTGCGTGTGAAGACGGATGCCGATTCTTTTGTGGGCCTTCTCGGAGTGGACCAGAGTGTTCTGCTGCTGAAGTCCGGCAACGATCTGAACCGTGATGAGATCTTCAACAGCCTCAGCAAATACCAAACGACGACCCCCTATCGTCGCGGCTTTGGCCGATATCCTGGAGAGACCTCAGGATTGGTGACCCTGACCAATGCCAACTATCCCTACAATACGG ATTTCCCCGACTATGTTAACGAAGAGCCGCAAGTGGAAGCAAATTTTCAAGCCATACCTATTAGTGTTGGCAGTCCACCATTGGGATTTGGTAATGCCATTTACAATCGGGAGCCAGTGATTAACGGCGACCCAGAAATGCCAATACGTCAGAACTTTGCCGAGGTCTGGATATATGACGAAAGCCGGAG AACGGATGCCGATGGCTTCACTTTTGCGAAGAAAGTCCCGGATACCATTACCTCATGGGTTGTCACGGGCTTCTCGCTGAACCCCAGCTCGGGCATCGCCCTGACCAAGAACCCCAGCAAAATCCGAGTATTCCAGCCATTCTTTGTGTCCACCAACTTGCCGTATTCCGTGAAAAGGG GCGAAGTGATAGCTATACCCGTGATCATATTCAACTACTTGGACAAGACCCTCGATGCCGAGGTCACCATGGACAACACGGATAAAGAGTTCGAGTTCACAGAGGCCACCAACGAGGTGGAGGAGAAGGCCAGCGACGAGGTGCGCCGAGTAAAACGCGTAACGATACCCGCGAACAGCGGCAAGAGCGTCTCGTTTATGATTCGCCCCAAGACTGTGGGCTCCACCACCCTGAAGATTACCGCCACTTCGCCCCTAGCCGGCGACACCATTCACCAGAAGTTGAAGGTGGAGCCCGAGGGTGTCACTCAGTTCGTGAATCGAGCGGTTTTCATCAACCTGAAGGAACAGCCCGAGATGTCGGAGACCCTCGAAGTGCAGATACCCACGGAGGCGGTGCGCGACTCGGAGTTTATCGAGTTCTCGGTGATGGGCGACCTGCTGGGTCCCACACTCCAGAATCTCGACAATCTGGTGCGAATGCCGTACGGCTGCGGGGAGCAGAACATGGTGAACTTTGTGCCCAACATCCTGGTGCTGAAGTACTTGGAGGTGACCAACCGCAAGATGCCCAGCATTGAGGCCAAGGCAAGGAAGTTCCTGGAGATCGGCTACCAGCGGGAGCTGACCTACAAGCACGACGATGGCTCCTACAGTGCTTTCGGCAAGTCCGATCCGTCGGGCAGCACTTGGCTCACCGCCTACGTAATGCGATCCTTCCACCAGGCGGGCAAGTACACCGATGTGGATCCCAAGGTGGTGACCGCTGGCCTCGACTTCCTGCTGTCCAAGCAGAAGGAGAACGGAGAGTTCCCTGAGGTGGGAAAGCTCTTCGATAACGCCAATCAGAATGAGTTGGCTCTCACTTCTTTCGTCCTGCTGGCCTTCTTCGAGAACCAT GAGCTCATTCCCAAGTACCAGAGTGCCATTGACAAGGGTGTGCAGTATGTGGCCGAGGAGGTGGACAAGACCGAGGATCAATATGCTCTGGCCATTGCCGCTGTGGCCCTGCAGCTGGCCAAGCATCCGCAGGCCGAGAAGGTGCTGGCCAAGCTGGAGAGCGAGGCCAAGCAGGAGAACGACCGCAAGTGGTGGTCCAAGGCAACGGAAGCCAGCGGCGAGCAGTCCAGTCGCCTCACCATCTGGCGTCCCCGCAGCAACGATGTGGAGATCACCTCCTACGTGCTGCTGGCGCTCCTCGAGAAGAATCCCGCGGAGACGGCGTTGCCCATCATCAAGTGGCTGATTGGGCAGCGCAACAGCAACGGAGGTTTTGCCTCGACCCAGGACACAGTCATCGGCCTGCAGGCACTGACCAAATTCGCCTACAAGACTGGCTCGGGCAGTGGCACAATGGACGTTGAGTTTGTTCCCTCGAACGGCACCAAGTCCACCATCAAGGTGGAACCCGAAAACGCCCTGGTGCTGCAGACCCACGTACTGCCAAAGACCACGCGTAAGGTCGATTTCACGGCCAAGGGCACGGGGTCGGCGATGGTTCAGCTCTCGTATCGCTACAACCTGGCCGAGAAGGACAAGAAGCCCAGCTTCAAGGTGACGCCCACGGTGAAGGACACCACCTCCAGCCAGCTGCTGGTGGTCGACATTTGCGCCGAGTACATTCCACTCGAGGATGGCGACAAGGAAAAGGACTCCAATATGGCTGTCATGGAGATCGTTCTGCCCTCCGGCTTTGTGGGGGATGCCGATAGTCTGAGCAAAATCCAGGCCGTCGACCGGGTGAAGCGGGTGGAAACCAAGAACTCCGACTCCACGGTCATTGTGTACTTTGACAGCCTGACACCCGGCGATGTGAAGTGCCTGCCCGTGGAGGCAACCAAGGCGCATGCTGTGGCCAAACAGAAGCCCGCCGCCGTTTCCCTCTACGACTATTACGACACGGAACGCCGTGCCACCGAGTACTACCAGGTGAAGTCCTCCCTCTGCGATATCTGCGAGGGCAGCGACTGTGGCACCGGTTGCAAGAAAGAGTGA